The Larimichthys crocea isolate SSNF chromosome X, L_crocea_2.0, whole genome shotgun sequence genome segment CATAAAGGTATTATACGCAATTATATGCAAGTTAAACATGCATGCTTGTGTGCTGTGCATCCATATAAGGTTGCATGCATCCCCCTGAGTTGGAattttttatcttattattatcCTATTAGTTATGGAACTGTTTTGTCAGAACTAAATGGACAGCCTGAGAACTGAAACCAAGTAACAAAACCACCAAACCACAAGTAAGATCAGCCATCGGCTCTTTACGTCAATATGAAATAAGCACACATAAAAAACTATCATGTCTATGAAAtgaatcttaaaataaataaatgaggaaataaatctataaataaaattgtaaaaaaaatgacaatttcaGGCTGCAACTTAAACATGTTTCGTGCACTttatggatgatgatgatgattcaggGACAGCTCAACATATAAAATCAGCAGTGCAGGACTTATTTACgtgaaaagtcacatttttcctttctccctcctttGCAGTCACAGAACCCGAACaagtcagtattttttttttctcatatttccTACATGACAATATTCTTCTTTATAAGCCAGTCATAGCTTGGTATTTGTTTACTCACTTTGACACTCTTGGCAGTGTGACTGATGGTAATCTAAAGTACAATATTAAATAGTTACTTGTAAGTGTTAAAAAATGGTGAAGAGAAATGGTAGATTTAAAGTCACCTGAACATTCATTTGTTAATCCAAATTTTTAGCATCCAAAGAAATAGTTGAACAGGcacaatataacaaaacaatacCTTTTATTGtgagtttttttattacttGGGACATAGCATAAGTCCGGAGGTGtttaaaccacacacacgcgTCATACATAAGTCGGacttttaacatattttatatgatatGTTAGGACAGTTTAGAAACTACTTTACTACTCATGTCTGATCTCTTCCATACTACAGGTGTGGTTGGTGGTATTATGCAAAGAGAAATGTTATCCCTTGGGCATAGCCCCTTTCACACTAACTGGATCTTTACCTTTTTGGACTGTCTTACGAACTGTCTGATGAACTGTCTGGGGGGGGAGTTGTCTGGTGAAAGGTTTCCAGGTCCAAAGCTTTactatattttacatatattttgaCTAGTGTAGGACTGGTGTacataaaagagaaataaagaatataCCTAAAAGTACTTGTCCGGTAAATGCCCACACTATTCCACAGAACATCATCACCTTTCTAACACTCATTCTCTAAACCACACCAATGACGTTCTTTCTTTATTAGTTCGCATGATTTTCACACATTAGGTGTTGCACAAAGTGTTATAGGAGTCAGCCAGTGATATATTAAAGTCTCTTTAAGGTTATCATACATCATAAGTTcagctgtaataataataaatatacttCTCTTGACTATTGTATGAAGTTGAGCATACATCATAAACCTTATATAACTCATTATACAGTTTGTTTAGATAGAAATTTTGATATTTGGTCAACCATCTCTGCTGTGTCAATTGCCCTTTTAAAGGTTAGTAATTTTAGGcagattattttatatttttatatgcagTAGTTTGAGTTTTGTCAGCTCTTCAACTTCAAGACCTCCTTCCTCATCTTGGCCCTTTGAATAAGCAAAAAATCAAATGTGCAGAGAACTCAAAATCAATAGTGTAgcaattatgaaaataaaccaaTGTCTGTAATGTTCACATATTATCCACTGTGCCTAGAATAAGGTGACACATTGTGAAACTGCCACACATGCATGTAGCCAAGATGTGTGGTTTTGCTTGAGTATTCTGTGGCTTCTCAAGGAAATGTATCCACCTTCAGTCAATCATCGACCAACTGctcaaaatgattcagtaaacattatagacttttattttatatgcaaaTCCATCAACAATTTAGCCATTgtaacaaagcagcagcatATTAAATGACCATAGGCAGAATTACAATTGAAGCTCCCAGCTCTTACTGTTTATTGATACAGGTGATACATATGGtaatatatgtaaatgttaaGGATAATTAACACAAGTTCTACACAAGTTTTCAATGCAAAACAAAGGCCAAAATTCCCAGTCATCAGAGCTCAGAGTACAGGCACACAGGTGCAGGTAGCAAGGATTCATCACAGCAGACATGACTGATATCTGCACTAGgatggagattttttttaaaattgtggtTTTGTAAGTTCTCTTAGTATCACCTTTAAAGtctacagagagaaagaactGTTGGATTATTTAGCATTGGGAGGGTTTGGTTTAGAAATGTCCAACCAGCTACATTAAACATCATGTCACTTTGATTAAAGTTatgtagttgttgttgtgtagttATTGTAGTTGTTTGGTGTACTGGTGTAGAGTGCAAATTATTATGACTAAATCAACAATCAATACTGAACTGTACATTATTAGATTTACTGGATTTCAAATGTcagtcttatcttatcttatctattCTTATACGACTCCATAAAAATAGCTCAAAACTTCTATTGATAGCATAGACTGATAAACCTGAGCCAACATAAGACCATCAACTGGTCAATTAAACACTCCTTTTTTAACAGAGGTGTATATGCAGTTAACAAGACATCAGGGCCGCTGGAAAATTTTATCTCCAGAACACATCTAGACAGAATTatcctctcttctgtttcatgATTACTGGGCTGTCAGCTGGGGGTGTTTATGCcacaaagtttttcttttttatttcaacaacatACCCACCTTCAAGTGAAGCATGAGCCTTCTcttgttttgactttttctttcttttatttgctccCGATTCATATTGCCACTCACTGAGGCCATGCTGTCCACTAAAGAGAAGCGAAGGGGAGGGAGACGGAGGAGGGAGTGTGTGCTAGACAACACTCAGACAGGGGGGGCGAGGTGAGGTTGTGCTTTCTGAATCATCATATAATGATGAGTAAACAATGGAGTTGAATATAAGTCAAACTTTTACAACTGACAAGTTAGTAAAGCATCATAAAATAGCGAGTAAAACTATTTTGTGAGGTACATAAACAGTGTTTAAGTGCATTTATCACCCACTACAGCTCATCCTttgtgaaacaaaataaaacccaattTCCTGTGAGAAGCCACATTGCATCTAAAAGCATGTGCTGGTGCAGCATGCAATCACATGAATACACCGTGCTAACCACATAGCAAGAAAAGAAATTGTTCAAGGAGGAAGGCAAAAAGTCTAGCACAAAAGTACTTTGAATAAGATTTACTcttttctgaatgtttcatatATTCCCTTATATCAGAAGTCTGAGctacatatgtgtgtgagagagagatgcagcgAAGCTTATTCAATCAAACCCATGATGACACCATACACTATCTCTGTTTCAGATACATAATGTAGTGTTAGCCTAGCAGACAGCTCATGTGAGTAAGACTGAGTAATCGACTGGAATTGATCTGTGAAATAATTAATATCATGTCCAGAGCAATAAACTAGACCCAGCAGAGAGAATTACCTTAATTTCTCCATTCACAAACTTTTCCTGTTGCTATTGCAAATGTAGAATAtgttgtataaatataaaaacttaaGCCTGAAATAATTAAAGAACCTCCAAGCATGAATTTAGGGATAGAGGAGAGTGTTTGAATATATATAGAAGCATTACATTAACATACATTAGTTTACTGAGCAAGACTAAACTCTaagctttgttttcactttggtCCACCACTTGAAGAAGAACCACTGGTTGCTTTGTTACTTTGCAGCACGGCAGTCTAGATTGCTTTCAACTCCTGCACTCTCGAGATTGTAGATGATCTCGCAGTCAGTCAAGCCTTCTACAAATCTCTTCTTCGCTTTAGTGATTTTGAACTTCTCATAGGGAGGGATGAGCACCTCTTGCTCTTTACTTCCAAGATATGGATAGTCTTTCAGGAAAGCACCAAAACAGGTCTTAATTTTAAAGCAGGTCTTGTTACCAAACTTTTTCAGGTCAGTGCTGTAAGAGCTGGATGCAAAAAAACCAAACCGAATCATTTTGTCGTTGCTGtcaaatgtaacatttgttCTTCGGTAAGTAGTGATGCACTTTTTATTGTAATTGAGGATTTGAATAGCCGATGTCAGCCAGAAATGTAAGGAGTGGAATGGAAAGCAGGTGCCATAGATTTTTCTATTGGTCCGGACTGCTTCATTAAACTTCTTGTAAAATTTTTCATAGTCAGATGTATAAAGACAGATTGCCTGCATGTGATCCTTAGTTAAAGCCacatcctcttttctttttctttctaggCTGCGGGTTGCACAACCTTTTGCCTGTTTCCAGGCTTTTCCAAATATTTCAGATGTCActtcttttttaaagtaattgtCTTTGACTGTTTTCGCCATTTTTTCATTGCAGCCAAAGTACATGTCATCAACAGCATCTTCAACCATGCTCAATGGGATGACCTGGTAAGCGTCTTGTTGTGGACCGAAGATGTCACTGATCTAGAGGGGAAGACAAAGATAAGAAGAAAGGCAGTGAATTAGATGCAGTTTGTACCACAGTGACAAAGTGTAGCTTTCTTAATGATGGCCGATGCATTTTCTACTTAGGTATTCAGTACTACTGCAAACCAGTGACACCAGCTCACAGTGACACCAGCCCTCAACACTATCTGTACATACCATACTTACactcaaagtaaaaaaatcCCAAGAAGAAACTGctccaaagtttaaaaatgtaattctgAGTAATTCTTTTGAAACGACCCATTGGAGCAGGATGACACTGTCGATTCAAAAGCTGTCTGATGCCAGAATTAGTGGATTAAGCAAGACAGTACTCTGGCATATTAAATAATGTAaactttttcttcctgtctccccaaagaaaatatttatttattcgcTGGAACTCTCCTGAACCTGAGCTTACTGAGTCAAGTAAGATTTAGCAAGGCTTGTGTCTAATCTCTAAATTAAGaacctgaataaaaaatgaagcaaaacaatgttttcaacACAGCACCATGTGTGAGCAACATGTTCAAAGCATATAGACAGTTAACACTGTGTGTTAACATTTGTCAAGTTTAAagaatttattcagtttttcacATAGTTTAAACTGTGCCACTGACCTTCTTGGAGCTTATAGGCTGCATCCAACAAAGAAGCGCACACATTGTAGTTAAAATCTGCATGTTACCCTTCATCACTgcaatcagacagacaggttctgaaattataaacacaaaaaacagaaatgaaacacatttgacaTTAACAGTGATAATAAAACATGGCATAATCACTTCTAATTCAAATCTTGCGTCTTTTCAAAGTCAGAAGTGTTGAAATATGAACTCTGCCTTGTCACAgaccaccaacacacacacatacacacacacgcacacacacacacaggcacatacacacccacacacatttgGACATGTTCTAATCTTGTGTATGcttgcagtgtgtgtatacttCATATGAATTCACACATTGCTTAAGATAGTGGCTTTTGATTTTAGCTGGCTGTTACCCTTCAAAGGAAATTAGGTTTCTTTTTACCAGACATATGACACGTTCATGTGTGTCCACACTAACCAACCTTAAGCTGCAACTATCACTTAAGGTCCATCTATGATTACACTGATCAACTGCAGGCAGTTACACAATAGATGAGTAAACCACTTTAGTCAGAGCCAAACAACAGTACTCCATTCTTATTTCAGTCCTAATTAGTAGTGTCTATCATTGTCTAAGCAAGTAGGACCacagtttatttagtttagattttatttgaaaaacatGTCTAGTGAGTCAAAAGGCAATGAATTAGATGCAGATTGTACCACAGTGACAAAGTGTAGCTTTCTTTATGATGATTGTCAGGTCAAATCAAAACACGCTGAAACTTGACAGAcagaactttaatatttaatgagcAGGCACACCTCACTGCCGCCTAGACAGACATTGGTGCGATACGCAGCATTCGCTGCTGAGACATGCGGTACTGGGAACCCTGGATACTGAACTAGACTCAACTCACATGCTGGTGACACCAGCTCGCTTCTAATTTATATTCACTGTTCTCGACACTACCTGCACATACCATACTGTTACTGATGAATACTAAAGACACTGCTTCGAGGCTTCTTCAGATTAGTTCCAGTACCAGTGTCAGACAGTACACTTTAGCCTGTGGTTACTATTCACGACTGCATACAGAGTTTGGAGAGACTCATTGCTGCAGTTTGGTTAGTCAGACTAGTACTGCATGTTAGCAGTAATAAATGTTacatgtaacaaacaaacaggttcTGATAATAAATCTAGATCAAATCATCTGTGAAATTCAGAGGTATTGAAATATCAACTCACCATACCTTTCAGAGTATGTGTTGAGCACAGATCAAAAGTTATGTCAAGACAAATTGTCAACAACTTGCCTATGTGCGGTGTATGTTTCAGTGCTCCTACACTAACCAACcgtgaaaaacaaaaggctcTACAGCAGTAGTTGAAcctgtgtgtgaaaatgaagcaCACTATACCACATAGTGCATGTGCTGTTTTTCTTAAACCAGTGTCATTTCCTGTTAAAGGCCACAAGCAGCAAAACCTGCTTGTGAAATGCTACACAATAGACTTCAATGTGCAggaagatgaaaagaagaaataacaagGAAACATTCGTCTTGATTGTGTTTGAAAACTGTTCACTGCCAATGCAAAGTGTTCATACTAAATTTATCCACAAACACTGTCAACATAATTTACACTGCGTCTTGAAGCTAAAGTATGACTCAAGTATGACTACTAATGTTCTTATAACATAAGGGGTTATGTGTTGAGTcttcagcacagcagcacagatcaaACTACAGGGACATAGATATGCCCATTAcccttttgcttttatttgatagCTGACTGTAAAGATTTACAGGAAACAGTGGAAGAGAGAGTGGGGGATGACAGAAATGAGCCTGAGATAGAGTGTTTACTTAGTGTGTGCTTTAGACCACTAAGCCACAAGGATGCACCAGCTTGACATTTTCTATTTACACATGGCCAACAGCCAACATATCATCTCCTGTGGTTATGTTAAAGATGGGAGGAGGGGTGCACCTACAAAACTAAAGTAAATGCgatgtctctttttgtttgctgacTCATTTTATCTATTAATACtacaaattttattttgtagtctTTCTGGGCAAGATTCTTGAATATAATTCTGCTTCAATATAATGTCATTTTGTAGAATGTTGTTCTTATACCACACAATGGTAAATACAAattgagagagacagaaggggagagagaaatgtaCTGAATCAGTTACAAGAGTGCACTGAGTATGAATATTAGATTTGGACATGACAGATGTCACAGCTGCTTAAAAGATAAACATAATGAAAGGTCCATAGTGGAAGAGGAGGGTATGTTTCACAGTATGTTCGACTAGCGACTAAAGCACAGGTCTTACCCGTTAAAACATTCGCAATGACTCTGCTGTATTCAGGTGTCCCAGAAAGAAGGGCAATGTGACACTGAGCCAATAGGCTCAATACTAGGatgctgaaactgaaacagctAAAAGTGAATTAAGCCGGTTGGATGGTGTTCCAGAAAATTCCAGCAGATGGCAGCGTTGACCAACTATTGGGTATTAACTATGCttgctctcagtgtgtgtgagtgtgtgtttgtgtgtgtgtgcaaaacaGGTATGGGTATACCTCACTCCTACAACATTTTGATAATTTTCCATTTTATCCTCAGCAGAGGCAACACAGTAAGAAGAGGTTAAGTGGTGGTTATGGGGGGAGGAGGGGtatacagagacagaggggagagcAGGGAGGAACgaatggagggatggaggggagaGGAGCCACAAGATGCCCTGCAATAAAAGGCAAACTTGGGGTAAGGGTGAGTTGACTTTTCAGgaaaacaggataaaaaaataaacagagaacaGTCGGCAACAGTCAGAGAATAGGCATCAGTCCCCTGTTGCACTGCAGGCCTAGCAAACAGACAAGAGAAAGGCTGACAGAGCCAGGTGTGGAGACTGTGAGAAGACAGGAGTGCAGAGTGAAGTAAGAGTGCAAGCAAACAGGGAATGTGAAGCTCGCAAGAGGATGGAAGGGATTGGCGGGAAGGAGATATTTGGTTTAACTCTGGTAT includes the following:
- the LOC109138234 gene encoding ecto-ADP-ribosyltransferase 5, with product MKGNMQILTTMCALLCWMQPISSKKISDIFGPQQDAYQVIPLSMVEDAVDDMYFGCNEKMAKTVKDNYFKKEVTSEIFGKAWKQAKGCATRSLERKRKEDVALTKDHMQAICLYTSDYEKFYKKFNEAVRTNRKIYGTCFPFHSLHFWLTSAIQILNYNKKCITTYRRTNVTFDSNDKMIRFGFFASSSYSTDLKKFGNKTCFKIKTCFGAFLKDYPYLGSKEQEVLIPPYEKFKITKAKKRFVEGLTDCEIIYNLESAGVESNLDCRAAK